A stretch of Pseudomonas sp. LS.1a DNA encodes these proteins:
- the hxsB gene encoding His-Xaa-Ser system radical SAM maturase HxsB: MTLIATDANSYRLLPFRFMRMNTGHDRDILLTSDTGEYLHVNDAQLRALSYFSVEPGTPFYKDLLARHFIYEPGRHDPFPEMAAQYRSRKDFLFQGPALHLFVVTLRCNHTCQYCQVSRAPLGGSGHDLSETDALAAVDRLFESNAPALTVEFQGGEPLLAFERVRQIVEWVTERNVVEQRDIQFVITTTLHHLTDEILDFANQHRIQFSTSLDGPAPLHNANRPTPSRDSYERTVKGIQRVRERLGHDAVSALTTLTSRSLEQPEAIIDEYVNQGFSSISLRPLSPYGFATKSAHRLDYPIERYLEFYKKALAYLLDINQQGVFLSESYTSLLLKNILTPFSSGYVDLRSPAGAGSAALVYNYDGYVYPSDEARMLLEMGEDGLRLGTVHQPLPELLASPVMEALLASGVAEALPGCSDCALVPYCGADPIEHYARQGDPIGHRVFSSFCKKNMGLLKHLFGLLRDGDDNLQRVLLSWLNRRSYSDVRFPGYRG; encoded by the coding sequence GTGACACTGATTGCAACCGATGCCAACAGCTACCGCCTGCTGCCCTTTCGCTTCATGCGCATGAACACGGGGCATGACCGTGACATTCTGCTCACCTCTGATACAGGCGAGTACCTGCACGTGAACGACGCGCAGTTGCGGGCCCTCAGTTACTTCAGCGTTGAGCCAGGCACACCGTTCTACAAAGACTTGCTGGCTCGGCACTTCATCTACGAGCCAGGCCGTCACGATCCGTTCCCGGAAATGGCTGCGCAGTATCGCAGCCGCAAAGACTTCTTGTTCCAGGGCCCTGCGCTGCACTTGTTTGTTGTAACACTGCGCTGCAATCACACCTGCCAGTACTGCCAGGTGTCGCGCGCCCCGCTGGGCGGCTCCGGCCACGACCTGTCGGAAACGGACGCATTAGCCGCAGTTGATCGCTTGTTCGAATCGAACGCTCCCGCCCTGACGGTGGAGTTTCAGGGCGGCGAGCCGCTTCTGGCCTTCGAGCGTGTGCGCCAGATTGTCGAGTGGGTGACTGAACGAAACGTGGTCGAACAGCGGGATATCCAATTCGTCATTACCACTACCCTGCACCATCTGACGGACGAAATACTCGACTTCGCAAACCAGCATCGAATCCAGTTCTCGACATCGCTCGATGGGCCCGCCCCCTTGCACAATGCCAACCGCCCAACACCGTCACGAGATTCGTACGAGCGTACCGTGAAAGGCATACAGCGGGTGCGTGAACGCCTTGGGCACGACGCGGTCTCCGCCCTGACCACGCTGACCTCAAGAAGCCTTGAACAGCCTGAAGCGATCATCGACGAGTATGTAAACCAGGGCTTCTCCAGCATTTCTCTTCGGCCGCTGAGCCCTTACGGGTTTGCCACCAAGAGTGCGCATCGCCTTGATTACCCGATTGAGCGATACCTGGAGTTCTACAAGAAGGCACTGGCCTATCTGTTAGATATCAACCAGCAAGGCGTGTTCTTGTCGGAAAGCTATACGAGCCTGCTGTTGAAGAACATCTTGACGCCCTTCTCTTCCGGCTATGTAGACCTGCGCTCCCCCGCCGGCGCCGGCTCTGCGGCGCTGGTTTACAACTATGACGGTTATGTCTACCCGTCGGACGAAGCCCGGATGTTACTGGAGATGGGCGAAGACGGTTTGAGGCTAGGCACAGTCCATCAACCCCTGCCAGAACTCCTGGCTTCGCCCGTCATGGAAGCGTTGCTTGCCAGCGGAGTTGCCGAAGCACTGCCCGGCTGCTCGGACTGCGCGCTGGTCCCTTACTGTGGTGCAGACCCGATCGAACACTATGCCCGCCAAGGCGACCCGATCGGGCATAGGGTATTCAGCAGCTTCTGCAAGAAGAACATGGGTCTGCTGAAGCACTTGTTTGGCTTGCTTCGCGACGGTGACGACAACTTACAACGGGTACTGCTGTCCTGGTTGAACAGGCGCTCCTACAGCGATGTTCGCTTCCCGGGCTACAGGGGCTGA
- a CDS encoding LysE family translocator, translated as MLFIKALVIGFSIAAPVGPIGLLCVQRSLKRGFRSGLATGLGAATADALYGVLGAVGITGVALSAPSLAMLLKVVGGAFLMWLAWGIARDALKPKHAAVVAASTAVTRDFLTAFGLTQSNPMTILAFIAIFAALDPLSGEPQAGEAMWFGTCSMLAGVFLGSAAWWLCLSGLTAALRKKMSVSFMRVISAMSAVAIGTFGFAQVVIGLRLVL; from the coding sequence ATGTTGTTCATCAAGGCGCTTGTCATTGGCTTTTCAATCGCTGCCCCCGTCGGCCCGATTGGCCTGCTCTGCGTCCAGCGGAGCCTGAAGCGTGGCTTTCGTTCAGGACTTGCGACAGGGTTGGGGGCTGCAACCGCCGACGCTCTCTATGGGGTGCTCGGGGCAGTCGGCATTACCGGGGTGGCCCTGTCTGCTCCGTCGCTGGCAATGCTTCTGAAGGTGGTTGGTGGTGCGTTCCTGATGTGGCTGGCCTGGGGTATTGCCCGCGACGCGCTGAAACCCAAGCATGCAGCAGTGGTGGCAGCCTCTACGGCAGTCACTCGCGACTTCCTGACAGCGTTCGGGTTAACCCAGTCCAACCCCATGACAATATTGGCCTTCATTGCCATTTTTGCGGCACTCGACCCGCTGTCCGGCGAGCCGCAGGCGGGTGAAGCAATGTGGTTTGGCACCTGCTCAATGCTGGCTGGAGTCTTCTTGGGATCTGCTGCGTGGTGGCTGTGCCTGAGTGGGCTGACGGCGGCTTTGCGCAAGAAGATGTCCGTCTCGTTCATGCGGGTCATCTCTGCAATGTCTGCAGTCGCTATCGGCACCTTTGGCTTTGCCCAGGTGGTCATCGGGTTGCGCCTGGTCTTGTAG
- a CDS encoding phytanoyl-CoA dioxygenase family protein — MKQTAEFQLSEETIEAFQRDGAVCVRNLFTPEEVALLETGIEQNLKAPSERAKVASRPDDPGWFFEDFCNWSDIPAYRQFIFESRVGSVAAQLMNSETARLYHDHLLVKEPNTRQRTPWHQDQPYYNIDGRQNCSMWMPVDPVSRASTLEFVGGSHLGPWLMPRSFLDSQAQWFPEGSLADLPDIEADRSAWNILGWALSPGDAVFFHMLTLHASGGVGGNRRRRAFSVRFLGDDITHAPRQWKTSPPFPGLETQLASGAEMNHELFPVLWPRA, encoded by the coding sequence ATGAAACAGACCGCCGAATTTCAATTAAGTGAAGAAACCATCGAGGCTTTCCAGCGCGATGGTGCCGTCTGCGTACGTAACTTGTTCACGCCGGAAGAAGTTGCACTGCTCGAAACCGGCATCGAACAGAACCTGAAAGCCCCAAGCGAGCGCGCTAAAGTGGCGAGCCGCCCTGACGACCCGGGTTGGTTCTTCGAAGACTTCTGTAATTGGAGTGATATTCCGGCCTATCGCCAGTTCATCTTTGAAAGCCGGGTGGGTAGCGTTGCAGCGCAACTCATGAACAGCGAGACAGCCCGGCTTTATCACGATCACCTGCTGGTCAAGGAACCCAACACGCGCCAGCGAACGCCTTGGCATCAGGACCAGCCCTATTACAACATCGACGGGCGCCAGAACTGCAGCATGTGGATGCCCGTCGACCCGGTCTCGAGAGCGTCCACCCTTGAATTCGTGGGGGGCTCGCACCTTGGGCCATGGCTGATGCCACGCAGCTTCCTCGACAGCCAGGCGCAATGGTTCCCGGAAGGCAGCCTTGCGGACTTGCCGGATATCGAGGCCGATCGCAGCGCCTGGAACATCCTCGGCTGGGCGCTCTCCCCAGGCGACGCGGTGTTCTTCCACATGCTCACCTTGCACGCCTCTGGCGGTGTCGGGGGCAATCGCCGGCGTCGAGCCTTCTCGGTGCGTTTCCTGGGCGATGACATCACTCACGCACCGCGCCAGTGGAAAACCTCGCCACCGTTTCCTGGCCTGGAAACGCAACTGGCCAGCGGTGCCGAAATGAACCACGAACTGTTTCCGGTGCTGTGGCCAAGGGCTTGA
- a CDS encoding Lrp/AsnC family transcriptional regulator translates to MDDIDWKILDRLQGNGRMTYTELARHVHLSVPAVTERVKRLEEEGVIEGYAARVNPIKAGYLVGAILAMTVPQPAKAKFLKLLGSIPEVLECHHITGADSYIFRVVAASMSDLERLIEKINIYGETRTSIVMSTPIPARAIERPTRS, encoded by the coding sequence ATGGATGACATTGACTGGAAAATCCTTGATCGCCTTCAGGGCAACGGTCGCATGACCTATACAGAGCTTGCCCGGCACGTCCACCTCTCGGTGCCAGCCGTCACCGAGCGAGTCAAGCGCCTTGAGGAAGAGGGAGTGATCGAGGGCTATGCGGCGCGGGTCAACCCGATAAAAGCGGGCTATCTGGTCGGGGCCATATTGGCCATGACAGTACCCCAACCGGCCAAGGCAAAATTCCTCAAGCTGCTAGGGTCGATACCGGAAGTGCTGGAGTGCCATCACATAACAGGGGCAGACTCCTACATCTTCCGTGTGGTCGCCGCCAGCATGAGCGATTTGGAGCGGCTGATCGAAAAGATCAACATCTATGGAGAGACGCGAACGTCCATCGTGATGTCTACCCCGATCCCCGCACGGGCAATTGAACGCCCCACTCGATCGTGA
- a CDS encoding bifunctional O-acetylhomoserine aminocarboxypropyltransferase/cysteine synthase, giving the protein MKLETLAIHAGFSPDPTTRAVAVPIYQTTSFAFDDTQHGADLFDLKVAGNIYSRIMNPTNDVLEQRMAALEGGVGALAVASGMAAITYAIQTVAEAGDNIVSVAKLYGGTYNLLAHTLPRMGIHTRFAAHDDIAALEALIDSRTKAVFCESIGNPAGNIVDIAALAEAAHRHGVPLIVDNTVATPVLCRPFEHGADIVVHSLTKYIGGHGTSIGGIVIDSGKFPWADNKERFALLNTPDPSYHGVTYTEAFGPAAFIGRCRVVPLRNTGAALSPFNAFLILQGLETLALRMERHTENALKVARYLQAHEQVAWVKYAGLPDHPEHELAQRYTGGKPASILSFGIKGGQAAGARFIDALQLVVRLVNIGDAKSLACHPASTTHRQLNDEELEKAGVPRDMVRLSIGIEHSDDIIADLAQALEASRG; this is encoded by the coding sequence ATGAAGCTGGAAACTCTCGCCATCCACGCAGGCTTCAGCCCCGACCCGACCACCCGCGCGGTGGCCGTACCGATCTACCAGACCACCTCCTTCGCCTTCGACGACACCCAGCACGGCGCCGACCTGTTCGACCTGAAGGTGGCCGGCAACATCTACTCGCGCATCATGAACCCCACCAACGATGTGCTCGAACAGCGCATGGCCGCCCTGGAGGGCGGGGTTGGTGCGCTGGCGGTGGCCTCGGGCATGGCGGCCATCACCTACGCCATCCAGACCGTCGCCGAGGCCGGCGACAACATTGTCTCGGTGGCCAAGCTGTACGGCGGCACCTACAACCTGCTGGCCCACACCCTGCCGCGCATGGGCATCCACACCCGCTTCGCCGCCCATGACGACATCGCCGCCCTCGAAGCGCTGATCGATTCGCGCACCAAGGCGGTGTTCTGCGAGTCCATCGGCAACCCTGCTGGCAATATCGTCGATATCGCCGCGCTGGCCGAGGCCGCCCACCGCCACGGCGTGCCGCTGATCGTCGACAACACCGTAGCCACCCCGGTGCTGTGCCGGCCGTTCGAGCATGGCGCCGATATCGTCGTGCACTCGCTGACCAAGTACATCGGCGGCCACGGGACCAGCATCGGCGGCATCGTCATCGACTCCGGCAAATTCCCCTGGGCCGACAACAAGGAACGCTTCGCCCTGCTCAACACTCCCGACCCGTCCTACCACGGCGTCACCTACACCGAAGCCTTCGGCCCCGCCGCCTTCATCGGCCGCTGCCGCGTGGTGCCGTTGCGCAACACCGGCGCCGCACTGTCGCCGTTCAACGCCTTCCTGATCCTGCAAGGCCTGGAAACGTTAGCCTTGCGCATGGAGCGCCACACCGAGAACGCGCTGAAGGTTGCCCGCTACCTGCAAGCCCACGAGCAGGTGGCCTGGGTGAAGTACGCAGGGCTGCCCGACCACCCCGAGCATGAACTGGCCCAGCGCTACACCGGTGGCAAGCCGGCGTCGATCCTGTCGTTCGGCATCAAGGGCGGCCAGGCGGCCGGTGCGCGCTTCATCGATGCGCTGCAGCTGGTGGTGCGCCTGGTGAACATCGGCGACGCCAAGTCGCTGGCCTGCCACCCCGCCTCCACCACCCACCGCCAGCTCAACGACGAGGAACTGGAAAAGGCCGGCGTGCCACGGGACATGGTGCGTTTGTCGATCGGCATCGAGCACAGCGACGACATCATCGCCGACCTGGCCCAGGCACTGGAGGCCAGCCGCGGCTGA
- a CDS encoding LysR family transcriptional regulator, which produces MIGFSFRQLEYFVAVAEHGSISAAARARHVSQPSVSVAIAQLEEALNERLFRRQVSRGLELTSAGTRLLAQARDIIGMAIAMNQNADATRGSLRGNLSLICFQDLGPYYAPRLLSSFRKQYPDVEVTLFETDLADVHRHLSAGKAELALTYDIGLDPSLPRQVLAELKPYALIATDHRLAQLAAIPLHELAQECLILEDIAQTREYFLSLFWAHNLQPRTQQFTQTFEMQRGLVAHGYGVALSCTRPAGDHCYDGTPLLCRPLLEEVSPQKVVLAQSGAMHPSPVAEAFKGWVAREIAGGGPEFD; this is translated from the coding sequence ATGATAGGGTTCTCGTTCAGACAGCTCGAGTACTTCGTCGCCGTGGCAGAACACGGCAGCATCAGCGCTGCGGCGCGAGCCCGGCACGTTTCGCAGCCATCGGTTTCGGTTGCGATTGCCCAGCTTGAAGAGGCGCTGAACGAGCGGCTGTTCCGGCGCCAGGTCAGCCGCGGGCTGGAGCTGACGTCAGCAGGCACGCGTTTACTGGCCCAGGCACGCGATATCATCGGCATGGCCATTGCCATGAATCAAAACGCGGATGCCACGCGAGGCTCGCTGCGCGGCAACCTGTCGCTTATCTGCTTTCAGGACTTGGGCCCCTATTACGCGCCGCGGCTGCTATCGAGTTTTCGCAAGCAGTATCCCGATGTGGAGGTCACGCTGTTCGAGACTGACCTGGCAGACGTACACCGCCACCTGAGCGCCGGCAAGGCCGAGCTCGCGCTGACGTATGACATAGGCCTCGATCCCTCGCTGCCGCGCCAGGTACTGGCTGAGCTGAAACCCTACGCACTCATCGCTACTGACCATCGCCTGGCCCAGCTGGCAGCGATACCGCTGCATGAGCTGGCGCAAGAGTGTTTGATTCTTGAGGACATCGCACAAACGCGTGAGTATTTTCTTTCGCTGTTTTGGGCGCATAACCTGCAACCGCGCACTCAGCAATTTACCCAGACCTTCGAGATGCAACGGGGCCTGGTCGCGCATGGCTACGGGGTTGCCCTGTCATGCACCCGGCCCGCCGGGGACCACTGCTATGACGGTACACCGCTGTTGTGCCGGCCATTGCTGGAAGAGGTATCACCGCAAAAAGTGGTGCTGGCCCAATCAGGTGCGATGCACCCATCGCCGGTGGCGGAGGCGTTCAAGGGTTGGGTTGCTCGGGAGATAGCTGGTGGGGGGCCTGAGTTCGATTGA
- the hxsC gene encoding His-Xaa-Ser system radical SAM maturase HxsC, which yields MLRKDTHFEIHHLNEPKLLKVITLDEFIEQGLAVCAGSAVFSDLLLWLPNNELQRSPHLRSLPVGGILTPEPLTEHIENERLHLHSPKDADVVQPGDVIAITPGNTLVRVLYRRGSDSNLLFMTDRCNSLCLMCSQPPKDIDDRWHIEENLRLIDLMDAGEENLGISGGEPTLYRDGLLEILAKCKAVLPQKSVHVLSNGRLFKDPSWIAALNALGHPQLSWGIPLYADNAEDHDHVVQAPGAFSETLHGLYNLARADQIIEIRVVLNRLTTPRLPELAHYVFRNLPFVRHVALMGIESTGLARKHYEELWVDPLDYQESLSQAVYFLFNRGMPVSIYNLPLCLIPAHLSRFARQSISDWKNLFIDACQQCAAVQHCSGFFKSHTDRWQSRGVQPLSTEAFSAFARSAQ from the coding sequence ATGCTGCGCAAAGATACCCATTTCGAAATTCATCACTTGAATGAGCCAAAGCTGCTCAAGGTCATCACACTGGATGAGTTCATCGAGCAGGGCCTGGCTGTGTGTGCCGGAAGCGCTGTATTCAGTGATCTGCTGCTTTGGCTGCCAAACAACGAACTGCAACGAAGCCCGCACCTGCGTTCATTGCCGGTAGGCGGCATCCTGACCCCGGAACCACTGACTGAGCACATCGAGAACGAGAGACTGCACCTGCATTCTCCAAAAGATGCGGATGTCGTGCAGCCGGGTGATGTCATTGCCATCACGCCAGGCAACACCTTGGTAAGAGTGCTTTACCGTCGCGGTTCAGACAGCAACCTGCTGTTCATGACGGACCGTTGCAACAGCCTATGCCTTATGTGCTCACAGCCGCCAAAAGATATTGATGACCGCTGGCACATCGAGGAAAACCTTCGGCTCATAGATTTGATGGACGCGGGCGAGGAAAATCTTGGCATCAGCGGCGGAGAACCAACGCTCTATCGCGATGGTCTGCTGGAGATTCTGGCCAAGTGCAAAGCCGTTTTGCCGCAAAAGTCCGTACACGTGCTTAGCAATGGGCGCCTGTTCAAAGACCCAAGCTGGATCGCAGCATTGAATGCCCTTGGCCACCCTCAGCTGAGCTGGGGTATTCCACTGTATGCCGACAATGCTGAAGACCATGACCATGTGGTGCAGGCCCCTGGCGCCTTCAGCGAAACCCTGCATGGCCTTTATAACCTCGCCCGCGCCGACCAGATCATCGAGATTCGCGTCGTGCTCAATCGCCTGACCACACCGCGCCTGCCCGAGCTAGCCCACTACGTATTCAGGAACCTGCCGTTCGTACGGCATGTTGCGCTGATGGGTATCGAAAGTACGGGCCTCGCCAGGAAGCACTACGAAGAACTGTGGGTTGACCCGCTGGACTATCAGGAATCATTGAGCCAAGCCGTGTACTTCCTGTTCAACCGCGGGATGCCGGTTTCGATCTATAACCTGCCCCTGTGCTTGATCCCGGCTCATCTCTCGCGCTTCGCCCGCCAGAGCATTTCGGACTGGAAGAACCTGTTCATCGATGCCTGCCAGCAATGCGCTGCGGTTCAGCATTGCTCAGGCTTCTTCAAATCCCACACCGACCGCTGGCAGAGCCGCGGCGTACAACCACTATCGACCGAGGCCTTTAGCGCCTTTGCAAGGAGTGCGCAGTGA
- a CDS encoding phospholipase D family protein gives MELISTAKALEAHLKRLIETHSTISFGVAWASANTAVYEALFRNKVKISSAVIGIHFYQTDAKVLMDFAGSEQVKFVMQPNGVFHPKVFLFQSDGSWEAIIGSANLTAGALGKNTELCTLITHRDGLAVEEIQKLVNGYGQYARVVSKDDAKRYQAIREARKPQLDKLMDLYGERPSGKAAVDSSVMTLDWASYLMLLRTDKQGLKERLAFLDEIQAAFARAPTFQDLDGQTRRAIAGLPNQVIASAGWFGSMQGAGVYKNVVIERPEPFSRALEHIPVQGTVTKSQYSRFIEEYCSAFPDGRDGIATATRLLCMKRPDQFLCVDSANRKRLAKDVGLVRPDQLDYMRYWDEVVERILDAPWWRSAPPPSGQALKAWNARAAMLDALFYEP, from the coding sequence ATGGAACTCATCAGTACCGCAAAAGCGCTGGAAGCGCATCTCAAACGGCTCATCGAAACCCACAGCACTATTTCTTTCGGCGTCGCCTGGGCATCAGCGAACACCGCCGTCTATGAAGCCTTGTTCCGAAACAAGGTGAAAATTAGCAGCGCAGTCATCGGTATACATTTCTATCAGACAGACGCCAAAGTACTGATGGATTTTGCCGGCTCCGAACAGGTCAAGTTCGTCATGCAGCCAAATGGCGTTTTCCACCCTAAGGTCTTTCTCTTCCAGAGCGATGGCAGCTGGGAAGCCATTATTGGCAGTGCGAACCTGACTGCAGGCGCACTGGGCAAAAACACCGAACTCTGCACACTCATAACCCATCGGGATGGCTTGGCTGTCGAGGAAATTCAGAAACTGGTCAATGGATATGGCCAATACGCACGTGTTGTTTCAAAAGACGATGCAAAACGATATCAAGCCATTCGAGAAGCGAGGAAGCCCCAGCTTGACAAGCTGATGGACCTTTATGGGGAGCGGCCCTCTGGCAAAGCAGCAGTCGACTCCAGCGTCATGACGTTGGACTGGGCTAGCTATTTGATGCTGCTCAGGACGGACAAGCAAGGCCTCAAGGAGCGCTTGGCGTTTCTAGACGAGATACAGGCGGCTTTCGCCCGCGCTCCAACCTTTCAAGATCTTGATGGGCAGACGCGAAGAGCAATCGCGGGCCTGCCAAATCAAGTCATCGCTTCTGCCGGTTGGTTTGGTTCGATGCAGGGCGCAGGCGTCTACAAGAACGTGGTGATTGAAAGGCCTGAGCCATTTTCAAGAGCGTTGGAGCACATCCCTGTGCAAGGGACAGTCACAAAGTCGCAATACAGCAGATTCATCGAAGAATATTGCAGCGCTTTCCCTGACGGCCGGGATGGTATAGCAACGGCTACACGTCTACTGTGCATGAAACGACCTGATCAGTTTCTGTGCGTCGACAGTGCCAACCGAAAACGACTGGCCAAAGATGTCGGGTTGGTGCGGCCTGACCAACTGGACTACATGCGATACTGGGATGAGGTTGTAGAGCGCATCCTGGATGCGCCGTGGTGGAGGTCCGCACCGCCACCTTCAGGTCAAGCTTTAAAGGCTTGGAATGCCAGGGCCGCTATGCTGGATGCCTTGTTTTACGAGCCATAG
- the hxsD gene encoding His-Xaa-Ser system protein HxsD, whose protein sequence is MTWPVTLTLDSAAYPLCVVQRAAYALADTVAIQIRIDADQISLIALPAEAKLTLSLEQAHSLILQHLNDFALRDHINRETAGLREMLARAALAGCGISQ, encoded by the coding sequence ATGACATGGCCAGTCACGCTGACACTCGACAGCGCAGCCTATCCCCTCTGCGTGGTACAGCGAGCCGCTTACGCGCTGGCCGACACCGTCGCGATCCAGATTAGGATCGACGCCGACCAAATTAGCCTCATAGCCCTGCCCGCTGAAGCGAAACTGACGCTATCCCTGGAGCAAGCCCATTCGCTGATCCTCCAGCATCTGAACGACTTTGCCCTGCGCGACCACATCAACCGCGAAACCGCAGGGTTGCGCGAAATGCTGGCCCGAGCTGCGCTCGCTGGATGTGGGATTTCGCAGTGA
- a CDS encoding GNAT family N-acetyltransferase — MDRLPTLFTDRLVLTPLQLQDAPIIQELFPQWEVVRYLDRRVPWPYPEDGALVYVRDVALPAMAACREWHWMIRLRNDAECIIGSISLFEQPGNNRGFWLAPQWWGKGYMREACRVINAYWFETLSRPLMQVPKAVANQASRKVSENEGMRMVGVRDGDFVCGQMRVEIWEMTRAEWLAGICSTSATRPGATR; from the coding sequence ATGGATCGCCTTCCGACGCTGTTCACCGATCGTCTTGTTCTCACGCCACTCCAGTTGCAGGATGCCCCCATCATCCAGGAGTTGTTCCCCCAATGGGAGGTAGTGCGCTATCTGGATCGTCGTGTCCCATGGCCGTATCCAGAGGATGGCGCGCTGGTCTATGTGCGTGATGTCGCCCTGCCGGCCATGGCAGCGTGTCGTGAATGGCACTGGATGATCCGCCTGCGCAACGACGCCGAGTGCATCATTGGCAGCATCAGTTTGTTTGAACAGCCTGGAAACAACAGAGGCTTCTGGCTTGCGCCCCAGTGGTGGGGAAAAGGCTATATGCGTGAAGCATGTCGGGTCATCAACGCGTATTGGTTCGAGACATTGTCGCGTCCGCTCATGCAGGTCCCCAAAGCGGTTGCCAACCAGGCGTCCCGCAAGGTCTCAGAGAATGAAGGCATGCGCATGGTGGGCGTGCGGGACGGTGATTTTGTCTGCGGGCAGATGCGCGTCGAAATATGGGAGATGACACGGGCTGAGTGGCTTGCAGGCATTTGTTCGACATCTGCTACAAGACCAGGCGCAACCCGATGA
- a CDS encoding amino acid permease has translation MSAQSSHQLKRGLSTRHIRFMALGSAIGTGLFYGSASAIKLAGPSVLLAYLIGGAAIYMMMRALGEMAVHNPVSGSFGHYASQYLGRYFGFLTGWSYAFSMLVVCLADVTAFGVYMGLWFPETPAWIWVLGIVFFIGALNLCSVKVFGEMEFWLSLLKVTAIVAMIVAGAAVLLLGIQLNDEAGTVAGISNLWSHGGFFPNGVSGMIASFTVVMFAFGGVEMIGITAGEARDPKRVLPKAINSVPLRILLFYILTLFVLMAIYPWTSIGSHGSPFVQIFSGLGISSAATVLNIVVISAAVSAINSDIFSAGRMMYGMAQDGQAPAGFASLSRFGVPWMTVAVMGVALLLGVVLNYLVPEDLFLVLAAVVTFSIVWVWLMILLSQVAMRRGMSKEEAAALDYRVPLWPVGPACAIAFMVFIFGVLGWFPASRTAMYVGVGWLVLLSLGYWLWGVRAPRQVSANA, from the coding sequence ATGAGCGCTCAATCTTCACATCAGTTGAAGCGGGGTCTCTCTACCCGGCATATTCGTTTCATGGCGTTAGGTTCTGCTATCGGTACCGGGCTGTTTTATGGCTCGGCATCGGCAATCAAATTGGCAGGGCCTTCAGTTCTGCTCGCCTATCTGATCGGTGGCGCAGCCATTTACATGATGATGCGCGCCCTTGGCGAAATGGCGGTTCATAACCCGGTGTCAGGTTCGTTCGGCCACTATGCCAGCCAATACCTGGGGCGCTACTTTGGCTTTCTGACCGGTTGGAGCTACGCGTTCTCGATGTTGGTGGTGTGCCTGGCAGACGTGACGGCCTTTGGCGTTTACATGGGGCTGTGGTTCCCTGAAACGCCCGCGTGGATCTGGGTGCTGGGGATAGTGTTCTTTATCGGGGCGCTGAACCTGTGCAGCGTGAAAGTGTTCGGGGAGATGGAGTTCTGGCTGTCGTTGCTGAAGGTGACCGCGATCGTTGCCATGATTGTGGCAGGCGCGGCAGTGCTGCTACTGGGTATCCAATTGAATGACGAGGCAGGCACGGTTGCCGGAATCTCGAACCTGTGGAGCCACGGCGGGTTCTTCCCTAATGGCGTCAGTGGAATGATCGCTTCTTTCACTGTCGTGATGTTCGCCTTTGGCGGGGTCGAAATGATCGGCATCACCGCAGGCGAGGCAAGGGACCCGAAGCGCGTGCTGCCGAAGGCTATCAACTCGGTGCCTCTGCGTATCCTGCTGTTCTACATTCTTACCCTGTTCGTACTCATGGCCATTTACCCTTGGACCAGCATTGGCAGCCACGGTAGCCCGTTCGTGCAGATCTTCAGTGGTCTTGGCATCAGTTCAGCGGCAACCGTGTTGAACATCGTGGTCATTTCAGCGGCTGTTTCGGCAATCAATAGCGATATCTTCAGCGCTGGGCGCATGATGTACGGCATGGCTCAGGACGGCCAGGCACCTGCCGGCTTCGCATCGTTGTCGCGTTTCGGTGTGCCGTGGATGACGGTTGCAGTGATGGGCGTTGCGCTGCTTCTGGGCGTGGTATTGAACTACCTGGTGCCAGAAGACTTGTTCCTGGTGCTCGCTGCGGTGGTCACGTTCTCCATTGTCTGGGTCTGGTTGATGATCCTGCTCTCCCAAGTGGCCATGCGGCGTGGCATGAGCAAGGAGGAGGCGGCTGCGCTGGATTATCGTGTGCCACTGTGGCCGGTAGGGCCAGCTTGCGCGATTGCTTTCATGGTATTCATTTTTGGCGTGCTCGGTTGGTTCCCGGCCAGCCGCACAGCCATGTATGTCGGGGTTGGCTGGTTGGTGCTGCTATCCCTGGGTTACTGGTTGTGGGGTGTGCGTGCGCCACGACAAGTGTCGGCCAACGCTTGA